One part of the uncultured Celeribacter sp. genome encodes these proteins:
- the dnaN gene encoding DNA polymerase III subunit beta yields MKISIERGTLLKAVSQAQSVVERRNTIPILANVLIEAEGDTVSFRATDLDIEVVDKCAAMVERAGATTVSAVTLHEIVRKLPDGAMVQLTDDGASGRLTVEAGRSNFSLATLPKEDFPVMASAEYDSNFAVPAPVLRRLFDKSKFAISTEETRYYLNGVYMHVADSENGRALRCVATDGHRLARIDAPLPPEASDMPGVIVPRKTVGELRKLLDDDEMSIAVSVSEAKVRFATPDITLTSKVIDGTFPDYTRVIPMGNTRKLEVDAAEFAKAVDRVATVSSERSRAVKLSLDEDKLVLSVNAPDSGAAEEELAVAYNDERLEIGFNAKYLLEIASQVDRENAVFLFNSSGDPTLMREGNDTSAVYVVMPMRV; encoded by the coding sequence ATGAAAATCAGCATCGAACGCGGCACGCTTTTGAAAGCCGTTTCTCAGGCGCAATCTGTCGTCGAACGTCGCAACACCATTCCGATCCTCGCGAACGTGTTGATCGAGGCCGAAGGTGACACGGTTTCCTTCCGCGCGACCGATCTGGACATCGAAGTCGTCGACAAATGTGCGGCCATGGTCGAACGGGCGGGGGCAACGACCGTTTCGGCTGTCACCCTGCATGAAATCGTGCGCAAGCTGCCCGATGGCGCCATGGTGCAATTGACCGATGACGGGGCTTCCGGGCGCTTGACCGTGGAAGCGGGCCGGTCGAATTTTTCGCTGGCCACGCTGCCCAAGGAAGATTTCCCGGTGATGGCGTCCGCGGAATATGACAGCAACTTTGCCGTCCCTGCCCCGGTTCTGCGCCGGTTGTTCGACAAATCGAAATTTGCCATCTCGACCGAAGAGACCCGCTATTACCTGAACGGGGTCTACATGCATGTGGCCGACAGCGAAAACGGGCGCGCCCTGCGCTGCGTGGCCACCGACGGGCACCGTCTGGCGCGCATTGATGCGCCGCTGCCGCCCGAAGCGAGCGATATGCCCGGTGTGATCGTGCCACGCAAAACCGTGGGGGAGTTGCGCAAGCTTCTGGACGATGATGAAATGAGCATAGCCGTCTCGGTCTCTGAGGCCAAAGTGCGCTTTGCGACGCCGGATATCACCCTGACCTCCAAGGTCATTGATGGCACCTTCCCGGATTACACCCGGGTTATTCCCATGGGCAACACCCGCAAGCTTGAGGTGGATGCCGCCGAATTCGCCAAGGCCGTCGACCGGGTGGCCACGGTGTCGTCAGAGCGCTCCCGTGCCGTCAAGCTGTCGCTGGACGAAGACAAGCTGGTCTTGTCGGTGAATGCCCCGGATTCGGGTGCGGCCGAAGAGGAGCTGGCCGTGGCCTATAACGACGAACGCCTGGAGATCGGGTTCAACGCGAAGTACCTTTTGGAAATCGCGTCTCAGGTGGACCGCGAAAACGCCGTCTTCCTGTTCAACTCTTCCGGCGATCCGACGCTGATGCGAGAAGGCAATGACACCTCCGCCGTCTATGTCGTCATGCCGATGCGGGTGTGA
- the recF gene encoding DNA replication/repair protein RecF, with protein sequence MGGLFIEELSLSHFRSHKAARLELDGRPVAIWGPNGAGKTNILEAVSLLSPGRGLRRASPDEVARKPEGLGWKIRADLQSLHQLHEIETWAEPAASRTVRIDGKTAPQVALGRIARVVWLIPAMDRLWIEGAEGRRRFLDRMVMSFEPRHAEVVLAYEKAMRERNRLLKDMVRDAHWYDALEAQMAEHGAAIMAHRMSTLTRLAEAQEGAQTVFPAAELSLKASDDMELPVEQEALLTAFRDGRSRDLAAGRTLVGPHRADLGAVYTAKGVPADQCSTGEQKALLISLILANGRALAEDFGAAPIFLLDEVAAHLDASRRAALYDEICALGAQAFMTGTGPELFAELGSRAMQIEVREDAGLSWIEERAMI encoded by the coding sequence ATGGGCGGCCTGTTCATAGAAGAGCTGAGCCTGTCGCATTTCCGCTCCCACAAGGCCGCGCGTCTCGAGTTGGACGGGCGGCCTGTCGCCATTTGGGGCCCCAATGGCGCGGGCAAGACCAATATTCTTGAGGCCGTTTCGTTGCTGTCGCCGGGCCGCGGCCTACGGCGCGCCAGCCCGGATGAGGTTGCGCGCAAGCCCGAAGGGTTGGGGTGGAAAATCCGTGCGGACCTGCAGTCGCTGCACCAGTTGCATGAGATTGAAACCTGGGCCGAACCGGCTGCCTCGCGCACTGTGCGCATTGATGGCAAGACCGCGCCACAGGTGGCGCTGGGGCGGATTGCGCGGGTGGTCTGGCTGATCCCGGCGATGGACCGGCTTTGGATCGAGGGTGCAGAAGGGCGGCGCCGGTTTCTGGACCGGATGGTGATGTCCTTTGAGCCGCGCCATGCCGAGGTGGTTCTGGCCTATGAAAAGGCGATGCGCGAACGCAACCGCTTGCTCAAGGATATGGTGCGCGATGCCCATTGGTATGACGCGCTGGAGGCGCAAATGGCCGAACATGGTGCCGCCATCATGGCGCACCGGATGTCGACCCTGACCCGCCTGGCAGAGGCGCAGGAGGGCGCGCAGACGGTTTTCCCCGCGGCAGAGCTGTCACTCAAGGCCTCTGACGACATGGAACTGCCGGTCGAGCAAGAGGCACTTTTGACAGCCTTTCGGGACGGTCGGTCGCGCGATCTGGCGGCGGGGCGCACATTGGTCGGGCCGCACCGCGCTGATCTGGGCGCTGTCTACACGGCAAAGGGTGTACCGGCGGATCAATGTTCGACCGGGGAACAGAAGGCGCTTTTGATTTCGCTGATCCTGGCAAATGGCCGGGCCCTGGCGGAAGACTTCGGCGCGGCGCCGATTTTCCTGCTTGATGAGGTGGCGGCCCACCTTGACGCGTCGCGTCGTGCGGCGCTCTATGATGAGATATGCGCGCTGGGGGCACAGGCTTTTATGACCGGGACAGGCCCCGAATTGTTTGCCGAGCTAGGATCCCGCGCGATGCAGATCGAAGTACGGGAAGACGCGGGTCTTTCTTGGATTGAGGAAAGGGCGATGATATGA
- a CDS encoding LysE family translocator encodes MTIALGDLGLYAFALLVLFLTPGPVWLAMLARALSGGFQATWPLALGVVIGDFFWALLAIFGVSWIVSAFAGFLIVMRWIAVALFLVMGVLLIRNADKTIAADSRLTRPGMWAGFVAGLICILGNPKAILFYMGFLPGFFDVGTLQMFDIIAICCVSALVPLLGNLVLGASVGAVRSILTSPSALRRMNISAGCLLIVVAFVIPFT; translated from the coding sequence ATGACGATTGCGCTTGGAGATCTCGGCCTTTACGCCTTCGCGCTTCTGGTGCTGTTTCTGACGCCCGGTCCGGTTTGGCTGGCCATGCTGGCGCGGGCGCTGTCGGGGGGATTTCAGGCAACCTGGCCCCTGGCGCTGGGGGTGGTGATCGGCGATTTCTTCTGGGCGTTGCTGGCGATCTTTGGTGTCTCCTGGATCGTGTCGGCCTTTGCAGGGTTTCTGATCGTGATGCGCTGGATTGCGGTCGCCTTGTTTTTGGTTATGGGGGTCTTGCTGATCCGCAACGCCGACAAGACAATTGCAGCGGACAGCCGTTTGACGCGGCCCGGCATGTGGGCAGGTTTCGTGGCGGGGCTGATCTGCATTCTCGGAAACCCCAAGGCGATCCTGTTCTACATGGGCTTTTTGCCGGGCTTTTTCGACGTCGGGACGCTGCAGATGTTCGACATCATCGCGATCTGTTGCGTGTCCGCGCTGGTGCCGCTTCTGGGCAATCTCGTGCTGGGCGCGTCGGTCGGTGCTGTGCGGTCGATCTTGACCTCTCCGAGTGCGCTGCGACGAATGAATATCTCTGCCGGATGCCTGTTGATCGTGGTCGCTTTCGTGATCCCGTTCACCTAG
- a CDS encoding VOC family protein: MTPQRVTLITLGVDDMIRARAFYDALGWQMHPSSQDEMTVYQANGFVLGLFGCAALAADQARPGAPLGTGAMTLAQNFPSQAEVDAAFALAEAAGATVLKRPEKVFWGGYSGYYADPDGHVWELAYNPFWPLNEDGSLTLQDPE; the protein is encoded by the coding sequence ATGACCCCGCAACGTGTGACGCTGATTACTCTTGGTGTGGACGATATGATACGTGCCCGCGCCTTTTACGATGCACTTGGTTGGCAGATGCATCCCAGCTCGCAAGACGAGATGACTGTCTATCAGGCGAATGGGTTTGTGCTTGGCTTGTTCGGTTGTGCAGCTCTGGCCGCGGATCAAGCCCGCCCCGGTGCGCCGCTTGGGACAGGGGCTATGACATTGGCACAGAATTTTCCGTCACAGGCTGAGGTTGACGCGGCTTTCGCCTTGGCCGAGGCGGCGGGGGCAACCGTATTGAAACGTCCTGAGAAAGTTTTCTGGGGAGGATATTCCGGCTATTACGCCGATCCGGACGGACATGTTTGGGAGTTGGCTTACAATCCGTTCTGGCCTCTGAACGAGGACGGCAGTCTGACATTGCAGGATCCGGAATGA